A part of Lacerta agilis isolate rLacAgi1 chromosome 7, rLacAgi1.pri, whole genome shotgun sequence genomic DNA contains:
- the GAREM1 gene encoding GRB2-associated and regulator of MAPK protein 1 isoform X4, with translation MLVASGECNEDTELYNITLCTGDELTLMGQAEILYAKSSKEKSRLNTIFKKIGKLNSISKLGRGKMPCLICMNHRTNESISLPFQCKGRFSTRSPLELQMQEGEHTIRNIVEKTRLPVNVTVPSSPPRNPYDLHFVREGHRYKFVNIQTKTVVVCCALHSNKIIPMHFPLHLALPKFTLPESLVKGEVGHEAFVKHWFNLCEEQFDIDEYSRGVRDVKADWNEECKSPQKARPHSHNHMPNSLSYARDELTQSFHRLSVCVYGNNLHGNSEVNLHGCRDLCNEWALFSHDALQCQDSGDGSSDYLFPEVCEESLCLPTKPELPYEELWLDQGGGKMSDQPLTRSQSEKNKCDSYRSSFRSKCGNSSLPAPGPLTVTSKSPEVSLPPPPVPPKSEAVREECRLLNAPPVPPRNSKPTSTSPSIPPRTNKPARQQTRSPSPTLSYYSSGLHNINAAEGEAESASESAPVACYPCSTVKADVQDFGNLLPFGNPSADALSSRLSWPNHCSGAAEGLNRGEFLLDPSRSYSYPRQKTPGTPKRNCPATFTFDLDRSEFPVGDTLPAAAEPGCAVPTCPKSASYSLECTDEKSLEVSSTPQSLSCPALPPRAPKAADEKPGLDLCPLPFRIDGAEEEPQAGSPDLSEDQYLGKKGMQDIFAIPYPFSSPLHLQLAPRSCGDGSPWQPPVDLSGLSIEEVSKSLRFIGLSEDVISFFVTEKIDGNLLVQLNEEILLEDFKLSKLQVKKILQFINGWRPKM, from the exons GTGGCTTCGGGCGAATGCAACGAAGACACCGAGCTTTACAACATCACCCTCTGCACGGGAGACGAGCTGACATTAATGGGGCAAGCGGAAATCCTCTATGCAAAATCTTCCAAGGAGAAGTCGCGGCTCAACACCATCTTCAAGAAAATCGGAAAGCTCAATTCCATCAGCAAGCTGGGCAGAGGCAAGATGCCGTGCCTTATCTGCATGAACCACAGGACCAACGAGAGCATTAGCCTGCCTTTCCAGTGCAAGGGCCGCTTCAGCACGCGCAGTCCCCTGGAGCTGCAGATGCAGGAGGGAGAACACACCATTCGCAACATCGTAGAGAAGACGCGGCTGCCCGTGAACGTGACTGTGCCGAGCTCTCCGCCGCGAAACCCTTACGACCTGCATTTTGTCCGCGAGGGGCACCGCTACAAGTTTGTCAACATTCAGACCAAGACTGTGGTGGTTTGCTGTGCGCTGCACAGTAACAAAATCATTCCCATGCACTTCCCTTTGCATTTGGCTCTTCCAAAGTTCACGCTCCCCGAAAGCCTTGTGAAAGGGGAGGTGGGCCATGAAGCCTTTGTCAAGCACTGGTTCAATCTCTGCGAAGAGCAGTTTGACATAGACGAGTATTCCCGCGGCGTGAGAGATGTGAAGGCCGACTGGAATGAAGAGTGCAAAAGTCCGCAGAAAGCCCGGCCCCACAGCCACAACCACATGCCAAACTCTCTTAGCTACGCTCGGGACGAGTTGACGCAATCATTCCACCGCCTCTCGGTTTGCGTTTATGGAAACAACCTCCATGGAAACAGCGAGGTGAACCTTCACGGCTGCAGGGACTTGTGCAACGAGTGGGCTTTATTCTCCCATGATGCCCTGCAGTGCCAGGACTCTGGCGATGGCAGCAGCGACTACCTGTTCCCTGAAGTTTGTGAAGAATCGTTGTGTTTACCTACCAAACCGGAACTTCCTTATGAGGAACTGTGGCTGGACCAGGGGGGTGGGAAAATGAGTGATCAGCCTCTCACTCGCTCACAAAGTGAGAAGAACAAATGTGACAGCTATAGGAGTTCTTTCCGGTCCAAGTGCGGCAATTCTTCTCTTCCGGCACCTGGACCTTTaacagtaacatcaaaatctccagAAGTTTCCCTACCTCCACCACCTGTGCCTCCTAAATCAGAAGCA GTCAGAGAAGAATGTAGACTCCTGAATGCCCCTCCCGTTCCTCCACGAAATTCAAAGCCAACATCCACCAGTCCATCTATTCCTCCGCGGACAAACAAACCAGCACGGCAGCAGACTCGTTCTCCTAGTCCAACGCTCTCGTACTATTCATCAGGGCTGCATAACAT caatgctgCAGAAGGAGAAGCTGAGTCTGCCTCTGAGAGTGCTCCTGTTGCTTGCTATCCGTGCAGCACAGTGAAGGCTGACGTACAAGATTTTGGCAACCTACTGCCTTTTGGAAACCCCTCTGCTGATGCTCTGTCCTCCAGGCTGTCGTGGCCAAATCATTGTTCCGGAGCTGCTGAAGGCCTTAACAGGGGTGAATTTCTATTGGACCCAAGCAGGAGTTACAGTTATCCAAGACAGAAGACTCCTGGCACACCAAAGAGAAACTGCCCAGCAACTTTTACATTTGACTTGGATAGAAGTGAATTTCCTGTAGGGGACACCCTGCCAGCTGCAGCAGAGCCTGGGTGTGCAGTGCCCACTTGCCCAAAGTCGGCGAGTTACTCTCTCGAGTGCACCGATGAGAAGAGCCTGGAAGTCAGTAGCACACCGCAGTCTCTCTCGTGTCCTGCCTTACCCCCTCGTGCACCAAAAGCGGCAGATGAGAAGCCCGGCCTTGACTTGTGTCCACTGCCTTTCAGGATTGATGGTGCCGAGGAAGAGCCGCAGGCAGGCTCGCCAGACCTTTCTGAAGATCAGTACCTTGGCAAAAAGGGCATGCAAGACATCTTTGCCATCCCTTATCCTTTCTCATCTCCCCTCCACCTTCAGCTGGCACCAAGGTCCTGCGGCGACGGCTCTCCTTGGCAGCCCCCTGTGGATCTGTCTGGACTTTCAATAGAGGAAGTTTCTAAATCTCTGAGGTTTATAGGTTTATCTGAGGATGTCATATCCTTTTTCGTTACAGAGAAGATTGACGGCAACTTGCTTGTTCAACTCAATGAAGAGATCCTTTTGGAGGACTTCAAGCTAAGCAAGTTGCAGGTTAAGAAAATACTGCAGTTCATTAACGGCTGGCGACCTAAAATGTAG
- the GAREM1 gene encoding GRB2-associated and regulator of MAPK protein 1 isoform X3, producing MEEITFNVKVASGECNEDTELYNITLCTGDELTLMGQAEILYAKSSKEKSRLNTIFKKIGKLNSISKLGRGKMPCLICMNHRTNESISLPFQCKGRFSTRSPLELQMQEGEHTIRNIVEKTRLPVNVTVPSSPPRNPYDLHFVREGHRYKFVNIQTKTVVVCCALHSNKIIPMHFPLHLALPKFTLPESLVKGEVGHEAFVKHWFNLCEEQFDIDEYSRGVRDVKADWNEECKSPQKARPHSHNHMPNSLSYARDELTQSFHRLSVCVYGNNLHGNSEVNLHGCRDLCNEWALFSHDALQCQDSGDGSSDYLFPEVCEESLCLPTKPELPYEELWLDQGGGKMSDQPLTRSQSEKNKCDSYRSSFRSKCGNSSLPAPGPLTVTSKSPEVSLPPPPVPPKSEAVREECRLLNAPPVPPRNSKPTSTSPSIPPRTNKPARQQTRSPSPTLSYYSSGLHNINAAEGEAESASESAPVACYPCSTVKADVQDFGNLLPFGNPSADALSSRLSWPNHCSGAAEGLNRGEFLLDPSRSYSYPRQKTPGTPKRNCPATFTFDLDRSEFPVGDTLPAAAEPGCAVPTCPKSASYSLECTDEKSLEVSSTPQSLSCPALPPRAPKAADEKPGLDLCPLPFRIDGAEEEPQAGSPDLSEDQYLGKKGMQDIFAIPYPFSSPLHLQLAPRSCGDGSPWQPPVDLSGLSIEEVSKSLRFIGLSEDVISFFVTEKIDGNLLVQLNEEILLEDFKLSKLQVKKILQFINGWRPKM from the exons ATGGAGGAAATAACATTCAACGTTAAG GTGGCTTCGGGCGAATGCAACGAAGACACCGAGCTTTACAACATCACCCTCTGCACGGGAGACGAGCTGACATTAATGGGGCAAGCGGAAATCCTCTATGCAAAATCTTCCAAGGAGAAGTCGCGGCTCAACACCATCTTCAAGAAAATCGGAAAGCTCAATTCCATCAGCAAGCTGGGCAGAGGCAAGATGCCGTGCCTTATCTGCATGAACCACAGGACCAACGAGAGCATTAGCCTGCCTTTCCAGTGCAAGGGCCGCTTCAGCACGCGCAGTCCCCTGGAGCTGCAGATGCAGGAGGGAGAACACACCATTCGCAACATCGTAGAGAAGACGCGGCTGCCCGTGAACGTGACTGTGCCGAGCTCTCCGCCGCGAAACCCTTACGACCTGCATTTTGTCCGCGAGGGGCACCGCTACAAGTTTGTCAACATTCAGACCAAGACTGTGGTGGTTTGCTGTGCGCTGCACAGTAACAAAATCATTCCCATGCACTTCCCTTTGCATTTGGCTCTTCCAAAGTTCACGCTCCCCGAAAGCCTTGTGAAAGGGGAGGTGGGCCATGAAGCCTTTGTCAAGCACTGGTTCAATCTCTGCGAAGAGCAGTTTGACATAGACGAGTATTCCCGCGGCGTGAGAGATGTGAAGGCCGACTGGAATGAAGAGTGCAAAAGTCCGCAGAAAGCCCGGCCCCACAGCCACAACCACATGCCAAACTCTCTTAGCTACGCTCGGGACGAGTTGACGCAATCATTCCACCGCCTCTCGGTTTGCGTTTATGGAAACAACCTCCATGGAAACAGCGAGGTGAACCTTCACGGCTGCAGGGACTTGTGCAACGAGTGGGCTTTATTCTCCCATGATGCCCTGCAGTGCCAGGACTCTGGCGATGGCAGCAGCGACTACCTGTTCCCTGAAGTTTGTGAAGAATCGTTGTGTTTACCTACCAAACCGGAACTTCCTTATGAGGAACTGTGGCTGGACCAGGGGGGTGGGAAAATGAGTGATCAGCCTCTCACTCGCTCACAAAGTGAGAAGAACAAATGTGACAGCTATAGGAGTTCTTTCCGGTCCAAGTGCGGCAATTCTTCTCTTCCGGCACCTGGACCTTTaacagtaacatcaaaatctccagAAGTTTCCCTACCTCCACCACCTGTGCCTCCTAAATCAGAAGCA GTCAGAGAAGAATGTAGACTCCTGAATGCCCCTCCCGTTCCTCCACGAAATTCAAAGCCAACATCCACCAGTCCATCTATTCCTCCGCGGACAAACAAACCAGCACGGCAGCAGACTCGTTCTCCTAGTCCAACGCTCTCGTACTATTCATCAGGGCTGCATAACAT caatgctgCAGAAGGAGAAGCTGAGTCTGCCTCTGAGAGTGCTCCTGTTGCTTGCTATCCGTGCAGCACAGTGAAGGCTGACGTACAAGATTTTGGCAACCTACTGCCTTTTGGAAACCCCTCTGCTGATGCTCTGTCCTCCAGGCTGTCGTGGCCAAATCATTGTTCCGGAGCTGCTGAAGGCCTTAACAGGGGTGAATTTCTATTGGACCCAAGCAGGAGTTACAGTTATCCAAGACAGAAGACTCCTGGCACACCAAAGAGAAACTGCCCAGCAACTTTTACATTTGACTTGGATAGAAGTGAATTTCCTGTAGGGGACACCCTGCCAGCTGCAGCAGAGCCTGGGTGTGCAGTGCCCACTTGCCCAAAGTCGGCGAGTTACTCTCTCGAGTGCACCGATGAGAAGAGCCTGGAAGTCAGTAGCACACCGCAGTCTCTCTCGTGTCCTGCCTTACCCCCTCGTGCACCAAAAGCGGCAGATGAGAAGCCCGGCCTTGACTTGTGTCCACTGCCTTTCAGGATTGATGGTGCCGAGGAAGAGCCGCAGGCAGGCTCGCCAGACCTTTCTGAAGATCAGTACCTTGGCAAAAAGGGCATGCAAGACATCTTTGCCATCCCTTATCCTTTCTCATCTCCCCTCCACCTTCAGCTGGCACCAAGGTCCTGCGGCGACGGCTCTCCTTGGCAGCCCCCTGTGGATCTGTCTGGACTTTCAATAGAGGAAGTTTCTAAATCTCTGAGGTTTATAGGTTTATCTGAGGATGTCATATCCTTTTTCGTTACAGAGAAGATTGACGGCAACTTGCTTGTTCAACTCAATGAAGAGATCCTTTTGGAGGACTTCAAGCTAAGCAAGTTGCAGGTTAAGAAAATACTGCAGTTCATTAACGGCTGGCGACCTAAAATGTAG
- the GAREM1 gene encoding GRB2-associated and regulator of MAPK protein 1 isoform X1 has protein sequence MDAGPSPGSSLKDVKWSAVSVPLDLLVSTYRLPQVVRLEGGEAIEGLRESDYLLIHSCRQWTTITAHSLEEGHYVIGPKIEIPVHYAGQFKLLEQDRDIKEPVQYFNSVEEVAKAFPERVYVMEEITFNVKVASGECNEDTELYNITLCTGDELTLMGQAEILYAKSSKEKSRLNTIFKKIGKLNSISKLGRGKMPCLICMNHRTNESISLPFQCKGRFSTRSPLELQMQEGEHTIRNIVEKTRLPVNVTVPSSPPRNPYDLHFVREGHRYKFVNIQTKTVVVCCALHSNKIIPMHFPLHLALPKFTLPESLVKGEVGHEAFVKHWFNLCEEQFDIDEYSRGVRDVKADWNEECKSPQKARPHSHNHMPNSLSYARDELTQSFHRLSVCVYGNNLHGNSEVNLHGCRDLCNEWALFSHDALQCQDSGDGSSDYLFPEVCEESLCLPTKPELPYEELWLDQGGGKMSDQPLTRSQSEKNKCDSYRSSFRSKCGNSSLPAPGPLTVTSKSPEVSLPPPPVPPKSEAVREECRLLNAPPVPPRNSKPTSTSPSIPPRTNKPARQQTRSPSPTLSYYSSGLHNINAAEGEAESASESAPVACYPCSTVKADVQDFGNLLPFGNPSADALSSRLSWPNHCSGAAEGLNRGEFLLDPSRSYSYPRQKTPGTPKRNCPATFTFDLDRSEFPVGDTLPAAAEPGCAVPTCPKSASYSLECTDEKSLEVSSTPQSLSCPALPPRAPKAADEKPGLDLCPLPFRIDGAEEEPQAGSPDLSEDQYLGKKGMQDIFAIPYPFSSPLHLQLAPRSCGDGSPWQPPVDLSGLSIEEVSKSLRFIGLSEDVISFFVTEKIDGNLLVQLNEEILLEDFKLSKLQVKKILQFINGWRPKM, from the exons GGCAGTTTAAGCTGCTGGAACAAGACCGTGATATTAAGGAGCCAGTGCAGTATTTTAACAGTGTGGAGGAGGTGGCTAAAGCATTTCCTGAACGAGTTTACGTCATGGAGGAAATAACATTCAACGTTAAG GTGGCTTCGGGCGAATGCAACGAAGACACCGAGCTTTACAACATCACCCTCTGCACGGGAGACGAGCTGACATTAATGGGGCAAGCGGAAATCCTCTATGCAAAATCTTCCAAGGAGAAGTCGCGGCTCAACACCATCTTCAAGAAAATCGGAAAGCTCAATTCCATCAGCAAGCTGGGCAGAGGCAAGATGCCGTGCCTTATCTGCATGAACCACAGGACCAACGAGAGCATTAGCCTGCCTTTCCAGTGCAAGGGCCGCTTCAGCACGCGCAGTCCCCTGGAGCTGCAGATGCAGGAGGGAGAACACACCATTCGCAACATCGTAGAGAAGACGCGGCTGCCCGTGAACGTGACTGTGCCGAGCTCTCCGCCGCGAAACCCTTACGACCTGCATTTTGTCCGCGAGGGGCACCGCTACAAGTTTGTCAACATTCAGACCAAGACTGTGGTGGTTTGCTGTGCGCTGCACAGTAACAAAATCATTCCCATGCACTTCCCTTTGCATTTGGCTCTTCCAAAGTTCACGCTCCCCGAAAGCCTTGTGAAAGGGGAGGTGGGCCATGAAGCCTTTGTCAAGCACTGGTTCAATCTCTGCGAAGAGCAGTTTGACATAGACGAGTATTCCCGCGGCGTGAGAGATGTGAAGGCCGACTGGAATGAAGAGTGCAAAAGTCCGCAGAAAGCCCGGCCCCACAGCCACAACCACATGCCAAACTCTCTTAGCTACGCTCGGGACGAGTTGACGCAATCATTCCACCGCCTCTCGGTTTGCGTTTATGGAAACAACCTCCATGGAAACAGCGAGGTGAACCTTCACGGCTGCAGGGACTTGTGCAACGAGTGGGCTTTATTCTCCCATGATGCCCTGCAGTGCCAGGACTCTGGCGATGGCAGCAGCGACTACCTGTTCCCTGAAGTTTGTGAAGAATCGTTGTGTTTACCTACCAAACCGGAACTTCCTTATGAGGAACTGTGGCTGGACCAGGGGGGTGGGAAAATGAGTGATCAGCCTCTCACTCGCTCACAAAGTGAGAAGAACAAATGTGACAGCTATAGGAGTTCTTTCCGGTCCAAGTGCGGCAATTCTTCTCTTCCGGCACCTGGACCTTTaacagtaacatcaaaatctccagAAGTTTCCCTACCTCCACCACCTGTGCCTCCTAAATCAGAAGCA GTCAGAGAAGAATGTAGACTCCTGAATGCCCCTCCCGTTCCTCCACGAAATTCAAAGCCAACATCCACCAGTCCATCTATTCCTCCGCGGACAAACAAACCAGCACGGCAGCAGACTCGTTCTCCTAGTCCAACGCTCTCGTACTATTCATCAGGGCTGCATAACAT caatgctgCAGAAGGAGAAGCTGAGTCTGCCTCTGAGAGTGCTCCTGTTGCTTGCTATCCGTGCAGCACAGTGAAGGCTGACGTACAAGATTTTGGCAACCTACTGCCTTTTGGAAACCCCTCTGCTGATGCTCTGTCCTCCAGGCTGTCGTGGCCAAATCATTGTTCCGGAGCTGCTGAAGGCCTTAACAGGGGTGAATTTCTATTGGACCCAAGCAGGAGTTACAGTTATCCAAGACAGAAGACTCCTGGCACACCAAAGAGAAACTGCCCAGCAACTTTTACATTTGACTTGGATAGAAGTGAATTTCCTGTAGGGGACACCCTGCCAGCTGCAGCAGAGCCTGGGTGTGCAGTGCCCACTTGCCCAAAGTCGGCGAGTTACTCTCTCGAGTGCACCGATGAGAAGAGCCTGGAAGTCAGTAGCACACCGCAGTCTCTCTCGTGTCCTGCCTTACCCCCTCGTGCACCAAAAGCGGCAGATGAGAAGCCCGGCCTTGACTTGTGTCCACTGCCTTTCAGGATTGATGGTGCCGAGGAAGAGCCGCAGGCAGGCTCGCCAGACCTTTCTGAAGATCAGTACCTTGGCAAAAAGGGCATGCAAGACATCTTTGCCATCCCTTATCCTTTCTCATCTCCCCTCCACCTTCAGCTGGCACCAAGGTCCTGCGGCGACGGCTCTCCTTGGCAGCCCCCTGTGGATCTGTCTGGACTTTCAATAGAGGAAGTTTCTAAATCTCTGAGGTTTATAGGTTTATCTGAGGATGTCATATCCTTTTTCGTTACAGAGAAGATTGACGGCAACTTGCTTGTTCAACTCAATGAAGAGATCCTTTTGGAGGACTTCAAGCTAAGCAAGTTGCAGGTTAAGAAAATACTGCAGTTCATTAACGGCTGGCGACCTAAAATGTAG
- the GAREM1 gene encoding GRB2-associated and regulator of MAPK protein 1 isoform X2, with translation MDAGPSPGSSLKDVKWSAVSVPLDLLVSTYRLPQVVRLEGGEAIEGLRESDYLLIHSCRQWTTITAHSLEEGHYVIGPKIEIPVHYAGQFKLLEQDRDIKEPVQYFNSVEEVAKAFPERVYVMEEITFNVKVASGECNEDTELYNITLCTGDELTLMGQAEILYAKSSKEKSRLNTIFKKIGKLNSISKLGRGKMPCLICMNHRTNESISLPFQCKGRFSTRSPLELQMQEGEHTIRNIVEKTRLPVNVTVPSSPPRNPYDLHFVREGHRYKFVNIQTKTVVVCCALHSNKIIPMHFPLHLALPKFTLPESLVKGEVGHEAFVKHWFNLCEEQFDIDEYSRGVRDVKADWNEECKSPQKARPHSHNHMPNSLSYARDELTQSFHRLSVCVYGNNLHGNSEVNLHGCRDLCNEWALFSHDALQCQDSGDGSSDYLFPEVCEESLCLPTKPELPYEELWLDQGGGKMSDQPLTRSQSEKNKCDSYRSSFRSKCGNSSLPAPGPLTVTSKSPEVSLPPPPVPPKSEAVREECRLLNAPPVPPRNSKPTSTSPSIPPRTNKPARQQTRSPSPTLSYYSSGLHNIAAEGEAESASESAPVACYPCSTVKADVQDFGNLLPFGNPSADALSSRLSWPNHCSGAAEGLNRGEFLLDPSRSYSYPRQKTPGTPKRNCPATFTFDLDRSEFPVGDTLPAAAEPGCAVPTCPKSASYSLECTDEKSLEVSSTPQSLSCPALPPRAPKAADEKPGLDLCPLPFRIDGAEEEPQAGSPDLSEDQYLGKKGMQDIFAIPYPFSSPLHLQLAPRSCGDGSPWQPPVDLSGLSIEEVSKSLRFIGLSEDVISFFVTEKIDGNLLVQLNEEILLEDFKLSKLQVKKILQFINGWRPKM, from the exons GGCAGTTTAAGCTGCTGGAACAAGACCGTGATATTAAGGAGCCAGTGCAGTATTTTAACAGTGTGGAGGAGGTGGCTAAAGCATTTCCTGAACGAGTTTACGTCATGGAGGAAATAACATTCAACGTTAAG GTGGCTTCGGGCGAATGCAACGAAGACACCGAGCTTTACAACATCACCCTCTGCACGGGAGACGAGCTGACATTAATGGGGCAAGCGGAAATCCTCTATGCAAAATCTTCCAAGGAGAAGTCGCGGCTCAACACCATCTTCAAGAAAATCGGAAAGCTCAATTCCATCAGCAAGCTGGGCAGAGGCAAGATGCCGTGCCTTATCTGCATGAACCACAGGACCAACGAGAGCATTAGCCTGCCTTTCCAGTGCAAGGGCCGCTTCAGCACGCGCAGTCCCCTGGAGCTGCAGATGCAGGAGGGAGAACACACCATTCGCAACATCGTAGAGAAGACGCGGCTGCCCGTGAACGTGACTGTGCCGAGCTCTCCGCCGCGAAACCCTTACGACCTGCATTTTGTCCGCGAGGGGCACCGCTACAAGTTTGTCAACATTCAGACCAAGACTGTGGTGGTTTGCTGTGCGCTGCACAGTAACAAAATCATTCCCATGCACTTCCCTTTGCATTTGGCTCTTCCAAAGTTCACGCTCCCCGAAAGCCTTGTGAAAGGGGAGGTGGGCCATGAAGCCTTTGTCAAGCACTGGTTCAATCTCTGCGAAGAGCAGTTTGACATAGACGAGTATTCCCGCGGCGTGAGAGATGTGAAGGCCGACTGGAATGAAGAGTGCAAAAGTCCGCAGAAAGCCCGGCCCCACAGCCACAACCACATGCCAAACTCTCTTAGCTACGCTCGGGACGAGTTGACGCAATCATTCCACCGCCTCTCGGTTTGCGTTTATGGAAACAACCTCCATGGAAACAGCGAGGTGAACCTTCACGGCTGCAGGGACTTGTGCAACGAGTGGGCTTTATTCTCCCATGATGCCCTGCAGTGCCAGGACTCTGGCGATGGCAGCAGCGACTACCTGTTCCCTGAAGTTTGTGAAGAATCGTTGTGTTTACCTACCAAACCGGAACTTCCTTATGAGGAACTGTGGCTGGACCAGGGGGGTGGGAAAATGAGTGATCAGCCTCTCACTCGCTCACAAAGTGAGAAGAACAAATGTGACAGCTATAGGAGTTCTTTCCGGTCCAAGTGCGGCAATTCTTCTCTTCCGGCACCTGGACCTTTaacagtaacatcaaaatctccagAAGTTTCCCTACCTCCACCACCTGTGCCTCCTAAATCAGAAGCA GTCAGAGAAGAATGTAGACTCCTGAATGCCCCTCCCGTTCCTCCACGAAATTCAAAGCCAACATCCACCAGTCCATCTATTCCTCCGCGGACAAACAAACCAGCACGGCAGCAGACTCGTTCTCCTAGTCCAACGCTCTCGTACTATTCATCAGGGCTGCATAACAT tgctgCAGAAGGAGAAGCTGAGTCTGCCTCTGAGAGTGCTCCTGTTGCTTGCTATCCGTGCAGCACAGTGAAGGCTGACGTACAAGATTTTGGCAACCTACTGCCTTTTGGAAACCCCTCTGCTGATGCTCTGTCCTCCAGGCTGTCGTGGCCAAATCATTGTTCCGGAGCTGCTGAAGGCCTTAACAGGGGTGAATTTCTATTGGACCCAAGCAGGAGTTACAGTTATCCAAGACAGAAGACTCCTGGCACACCAAAGAGAAACTGCCCAGCAACTTTTACATTTGACTTGGATAGAAGTGAATTTCCTGTAGGGGACACCCTGCCAGCTGCAGCAGAGCCTGGGTGTGCAGTGCCCACTTGCCCAAAGTCGGCGAGTTACTCTCTCGAGTGCACCGATGAGAAGAGCCTGGAAGTCAGTAGCACACCGCAGTCTCTCTCGTGTCCTGCCTTACCCCCTCGTGCACCAAAAGCGGCAGATGAGAAGCCCGGCCTTGACTTGTGTCCACTGCCTTTCAGGATTGATGGTGCCGAGGAAGAGCCGCAGGCAGGCTCGCCAGACCTTTCTGAAGATCAGTACCTTGGCAAAAAGGGCATGCAAGACATCTTTGCCATCCCTTATCCTTTCTCATCTCCCCTCCACCTTCAGCTGGCACCAAGGTCCTGCGGCGACGGCTCTCCTTGGCAGCCCCCTGTGGATCTGTCTGGACTTTCAATAGAGGAAGTTTCTAAATCTCTGAGGTTTATAGGTTTATCTGAGGATGTCATATCCTTTTTCGTTACAGAGAAGATTGACGGCAACTTGCTTGTTCAACTCAATGAAGAGATCCTTTTGGAGGACTTCAAGCTAAGCAAGTTGCAGGTTAAGAAAATACTGCAGTTCATTAACGGCTGGCGACCTAAAATGTAG